AATGTTGCCGGCTTGGGCCAGCGTTGAGTTGGCGATGACCGTTACGCTCTTCGGATACAGCAACATCTCCAGCGCCGACAGGGTCGGAGAGATCCCGGAGATCAGGGCCAGGGGATTGGCCTGCTCGAGTTGGTCGGTGGCATCTACTTCAATATTGAGTGTGATCGTCTCCTTAGGCGGACCCGTCAGCCGAAACGCTTCCGATCGGTCGCTCGTGTCGCCACCACCCGTTGACCGTGCCTCCAGTCGGCGTGTCATGGTATCCGGGTTGTATTGAAACACCACCACGCTGGCGAGCGGATTCATGGCATCCACGCCAACAATCGCGCCTTTGACTAATCGAGGAGAACCGGGGAAGGAACTCATAACTTTAGTCCTAATTGAATCAGAGCAGCACTCTATCCAAGACAGCAAAAACCGAACTCATGGTGCGACGGGCACCCTAGCTGCCCGCTCAGCGATAAGTTGGTCAATCGTAAGCCGTCGCCCATCGCTTGTTCGCACAAATACCTCGCCACCGCGCCTTTCCTGTCCAGCACGGAGAAAAATATGAAACACTCGGTAGCCTTCTTGGCTCCTGAACGCGAACACATTTGTGCCATTGGGTCTAGTCTCTTCGAAATTGAATCGGATGGTCGGATCACCAATGACATTTCGGAGAAGCTCAGCTTCCACATCGAGACCAGCTCGATGTGCTCGATCAAACTCAGCCTGGCTGAAGTTCGTGCCAATCCGTCGATCGTAGTTGGGCACCCTAAAACGCTCTGCCAGTAGATGGAGAAGGTTCAGCTGAAAGCTGATATCGTCAGATGAGAGTAAGTCGTCAAGGTCTAAGTAACCAGAGTCGAAGTTATCAATCAAAAGAGGCACGAATCTCCCACCATCCTGAACACGACCCGCACTTGTAATGAGCCGCAGGGGAACCACTTCTCCTCGATCTATGAAACCACGCAGATGGCAGTCAAAGGTCGTGAGCGCTGTCTCATCAACTACATCGTAGACAATCCGTCTCCCATCGAGCCGATACTGGATGCCTGTAGAAATCGCATTGAGTCGGTCGACCAATTCCTGACGTCGATCGAAGGCAGAGGCTTCTCCTCTGCCTGGTGGTCTCACTTCAACTGTGCGCTGGATAGT
This is a stretch of genomic DNA from Nitrospira sp.. It encodes these proteins:
- a CDS encoding DUF4157 domain-containing protein → MPFTPVSRGVLQRKCVCGTHTMGGGQCAECQKKKLGVGGKLLQTKLAISEPGDVFEQEADRVAEQVMWMSPADVTRQQNGGRTQPLVQRRATAGVIGVGDVPPSVHEVLNSTGQLLKPALQQDMGQRFGYDFSQVRVHSGAAAAQSARDVNASAYAVGHNIVFGAGRFAPGTNEGQRLIAHELTHVVQQATGAPTIQRTVEVRPPGRGEASAFDRRQELVDRLNAISTGIQYRLDGRRIVYDVVDETALTTFDCHLRGFIDRGEVVPLRLITSAGRVQDGGRFVPLLIDNFDSGYLDLDDLLSSDDISFQLNLLHLLAERFRVPNYDRRIGTNFSQAEFDRAHRAGLDVEAELLRNVIGDPTIRFNFEETRPNGTNVFAFRSQEGYRVFHIFLRAGQERRGGEVFVRTSDGRRLTIDQLIAERAARVPVAP